The Athene noctua chromosome 16, bAthNoc1.hap1.1, whole genome shotgun sequence genomic interval gaaaaaaaaaaaaaagctagatacACTTTTGCATCTAGCAATTTTGGCCAGACATGCACAGCAGAAGTAGAGCTGTAAATACTTACTCTGAGGTTTTTAAGAGCCAAACATGCAGCTTGCTGAAGTCTTGCATCACAGCCAGCTAAAACATCCGTGTAAAAAAAGAGAgcctaaatgaaaaaaagagaaaaaaaagtagaagaaaggCTTTGTAAACTTGAGCATAATCAAGCACTCAAATTCAGACCGACATTAGCACAGGTTTTCCCCTCGACTTGAATAAAGGACATAGACAAACCACTTGAGCACTGATGTAGTTTAGGTTCTAGTAAATAGATTAATGAAGTGTGGGGAGAGGACAGTAGTGCTATTCTGGGATAAAACAAGTTCCATGTATTTCAGCATCTATTTAGAAGAGCCAGTAAGCACTGCAGTCTTTACCTTTTCCCTGAAGTTCTTGTTTGTGGCTGCACGGGAGAGGCAGGATGTGGCTGCTTTGCTGACGCGGTGATTGTCATCTAGCTGTAAAATCCCAAGTAGCCGTAAAGTCTGTGGTAGAGGTTGGAGTTTGTTCAGTCGCtttcctttcaattttttaaGAGTCTTCAGCCGTCCAGGGCACTGCAGCTCCTCAATTAGCATTACTGCAAATGAAAGGACTCAACTTCACTAACTGACAAAAGACAACATtatggagaaaagacaaattcCTCTTAATTCCTTTGGGCACAAGCAGTTACTCGCAGGGCTTATGAGCAAGCCAGGCACGGCAGGAAGCGAACAAGGACGACTGCCCCTTTGACCATCCTGTCTTCTTTCCCCATCTGTTTCATTTCCTCCTATGCCAGGACTGGCTGACAAACGGAGCAGGAATTGTTGTTTCACAATAGAGCTCACAGGGCGCAGCAGCGCCCTGGTCCTTTTAGGACCCAGGTGCACTGAGCACAACATACAGTGCAAAAGAACTCCTGCCCCCTTGACCAGTAGGACAAACAGTCTAGTCTTATAGTAAGGGAAACACAATCaagcaaaatacttttaaacatCCCTGGAAGATCTTGCTGTGCTGGTCAAAGAGAAAACccttactcttaaaaaaaaaaaaaaaaaaaaaagaggcagtggATTTACAGTTTCAGTGAAAAGAATATTCCAGGTCTTTTCACTGACTAGCAATGCACAAGGTCTTAGTCCCCACCAGATGAGTCATCTGCATTAAAATAAGACTAAAGACGTAGCTAATatcaggattattttttaaataacttttctgaTACAGACTAAGTACTTTCACATGTTGGACTAGGCTTCAGCAAGACACTGGCTACCTCATGCTAGAAAATGCACATTAGTAATCTCTGAAATGTTATTGCTATTATCTGTGTCTGACTACAGCTTCAAGAGTCACACAAAGGTACAGACATTTACCCAGCCCTAGAATCCAGCTGTAGATGGCTGccaactttttttctgctttaacttCAGAATAACACAGAACTTACTTTCTAGGGCACTTAAGATAAACCCATCCTTCACACCTCTCTTCTTTCTACCCGGTTAGATATGGCAGTCAAGCATGTCTTTCCTGTTCTAATTAAAATTACACAGTCATAAAGGGAATTAAAACGGCAACAAATTGTCAATGCAATGGTTGGGCTGTTTACTGTTTTGGAAGTGTAGCTCCAGTTGTAACCCCCAGAGAAACAGCCAGCTACTGGGCTTGTCAGTTCAAGCAAAGGAGCCAAGCACTGCCATTACCTTCTTTAGCAAGTTTTCCCAAGTGTTTCTCCAGGCTGGTGATGTGGTGTTTCTCCAGGTAGCTATAAAATTGGAATAAAGTAACCAGTTCTGTTTGGAGGTACAGAGAGAGGAGTAACCCATCACAGGTGATGATCTGCTCTAGTAACTTCTGCAATactgaaaataacacagaaaagaacaaatgGGAAAATGAAAGGTTGGTGAGATGTAAGATGCTCAAAACAAGTAAAGAGttttagcttatttttaaaatgcacaattttaaaaatacaggacaATTTTCAGCCACACAATAAAATGAAACGAGTGGCCTTGTGTGCAAGGAACAGATTGGTACCTGCTTCTAATTGACCAGggtatttttccttcactttgagCATTGTTGTGTATTTTAGTGCCTGCCGGAATCTTTCTGCTGAAGCAAACAAGATGCTGCCAGGCTCTGCAAGATCACTCCAGATTTTCAGATAGTGCTTCTTCTTTTTAGTCTTCTGAATaactgaaaaatcacattttaaacagTTAGTGAGCTCTAGCAGATTTTGGATTTTACATGAGAAATTAGGCACCAGATGGCACATCTAGAGATGTGTCAGCATTAACTTGTATTTGTGTTATACGGATGGTTTTGTTCAAAGCTGGAGATTTGCTGCCAGTATTTTAACATCTGCAAGCATTGATTTCACCAGGCTTGGACTGAGCTCCTAAACTGTGATTACGAGACCCAAATGAGACACCTAACAGCTCTTCTGCCTCTTATTATTCATTTTATCCCAGCATCTGAGTCAAGTTTCAGAAGTTCTGTGTTTAACTGTTTCCACTTCTGTCAGCTGGAGACGTGCCAGTTCCAAGCGTTTCAGAGATCCTGTTGTACAAACCTGCACAAGTGGAGAACTCTGAGCCTCAGTGCAGAGGCTGAGGCAGGCTTTCTTTCATCAAACACTTCAGAAAAGAACTTGAAGGAATACCCTGTGGTTTCTTGCTATCATTTAAACCCCATCAACCCTCTTACCTACAAAGATGTGGAACTTGTGTTCTGCATTTAAGACTCCTACACTTTCCTCATCACATTGTACCAAAGGCCCTTTAGAGCTTTGCTCCAGGGAACAGTTTATTCTCACATCCTTCAGGATAAAATCTGTCAGCAAATGCTTCCAACTAAAATTTGCAATATTGCCGCTATATTTACCAAGAAGAGAACAAAAGCCTTCAAAGTCTCCCATTGTGCCTTTATCATTTTGTCATATCCAACAGTCAGTGGAAGAATTTAGTAGTGGGAAGGCTCGAGATGGGAAAAATTGCACACCAAACTTCTCTTGCAAATGCCTACAGAATTTGGGCTTACCAAGTAAAAGCACAGATATAAAAGAAGATTTTATAAAGCTATTCTGCTGTTCTTTGACTGCAAACTCCATCATAACATCCCTGTCTCTAATACGTATCAGTTCAGTTACTATTTCTTTAAGACAACTTCTTCAAACCTTTTCCCTcctcacaggggaaaaaaaacaagtaaacGATGAACCCTGTTTCTTCTAAGAATCTAGATATAAGAGTTATTTTAATTATGTGAATGTTTCTAAGGAATTAGAATGAAACACTGATGTGTCTGGGGAAACTCAAGCAGAGGTACCTGAACCTCTCACATCTCTGGCATGCCTTGGAATAACACAGATACTACTCACTTTCTTCAACAGACATATCCAAAACATCCCCCAGCACTCGCGTCTGCTCTGATACTTCTTCCAGAATGTTCTCCTGGACAACCTGGGCTACATTTGGTGACCTCAGTTTCTGAAATGCAACATGCTTATCTTAGTAGCTGAAACAAAGGCAGTATCAAAGTCAAGATGAATGAGGATTTGTTTCTTAGAGTCAAACAGCTAAAATCTGTGAGAAAAACACACCAGCTGCCCCCGAAAGGCCTCTTTTCCCGTCACAGCATGGACAGGTCACTTCTGAGTGCAAATCTGCTCAGCAGAACAGGATGAGTAAGCCACATTATGCTGGGACAGGCTGTCCAGCATCTGACATTCCTCCCTGCCCCTGTCCAGTGATGACTGTGTAGCAGATCAATGCTAACAGTCACGCTGTCCTCTGCTGCCCATCCTTAGAGGGAATACTTTGAGGATGATAATGGGCTTGGGCACTGTAACTGAAATTGAGAATAAGGTCTCAAGGGGAGGTAACAGTTCTTTCTTGCTCTACACATGCTACCAGTTTCATTCTAGCAGTAGCAGTTtttcattcattaaaatattgatCCCCATTATCAATACACAATTCAGCCCAGATCTGTCCTACTGCATTAGCAGCCTGCTTTGGGCACAAAGGCATTTCTTAGAGCTTCAGCAAAACccagaggctgaaaaaaaaatgcagcagagctTTGTATGACATGTTCTGTATGTACACATGTATACACTACATTTTTTGGACTCAATTTCTTTTCTgagtatttctgcttttataaaagAACCAGCTACATACTCACTTTTGTCCATTATCAGAATCAACAATTACCAGCAGTGCCCTGGAGACCCATAGGCTATTCCCTACCTGCAAAAGACCTTTGCACAGCTTCAGATGAGTTATCAAAAGTGTGTCTAAGTTGTCATCACCAGTAGTCACATCTCTTGCTTCTGTTCTCATGTCACAGTTCACGGACTGAAGTGTGTTGTCATTGTATGTACTGTTgagatgagggggaaaaaaagaaaaaagttaaaactatCATCACTAAATAAATATGAAGATGTGCAGTCTCAATAGTAGCCTTCAAGCAAGTTGCAAAGGTACAAACCAGGTGGCATTTAAcagataaaagcatttttattgcatttataaCCCCTCTTAAAAGCACAAAGACTTAATTTCTAAAACTCGTTCCAGAACAGTAATACCAGATCAGTTGACCCCACAAAATCCCATTTTGAAGAATCAATACTTGTAGATGCTTCCATGTAACATGAATCGAGTTGCTGACTCATTTGCTGCAGGTGACCTGCAAAAGCAGCACGCAGGACAAATCCCCCCCCAGTGTTCTCCCAGCTCGATGATACTGGGAGTGTAATAAGTCTCCCAGGATCAGGCTCGTAGCTCTGGAACATAAATTCCAATGCTCTGCAACTTGCAAAATGCAAAACTAAATTCAAAAGCAAGAACAGGTTAGAAGAGCTGTGTAAGGTGCCCGTGGCTCTCCCTCTCTAGCACAGAGCTGTTCGGCACTGCCTGGATAAGGCAGTTTCCTGCAGTCTGCTCCTGGCAGCCAAGCCCACCCCTTAGCCCTGCCATCATACCCTGCAGCGTccttctgcagtgttttctgtacattcagtttcagtttcctgccATTTCCATCTGGTCGGTATTCTGAATTATGAATATCAGAGTATTCCAAAAAACTCGTTTCTGTCCTGGATGTTTATATCAGGAGCAGCTCTGCACAACCATTACCTCACCAAGTACAGTGTACTGGTAAGAGTTCCGGGGATGAGCCCTCCTTACCCCTCTCCCTTGTCCCCTGTAACAAAGTGCTGCAGATACGGACCTGATACTGGCTGTTCTTATGCTTCCAAATAACGAAAGCTCATCAGCACTACAGTCAGcatttaaaaagtcaaaactttCCAGTACTGTCTCCACCATTAAACTTTCCATAGATGAATGTTTGTGATGAAGTGTCTTTAGCTGTtgatggaaggaaaaatattgttatttgtaGTTATCAAGCCATTTTTACATGAGttctttgctgtttttcaaatCACTCTTAATAACAAATCAATTTGCTTTTCTGATTTCATTCTTAACACATCAGGAAAGTTAGGTCTTGGTACAGCACACTGATCCCAAAATAATGTTGCTAATTAAATTCAAAATATGCTTCAATGTTTTAATCTGTCTGTACTCCTCTCTGGATTTCCATGACTTTTAAGGCTGGTATGAGGGCTGATTTTCTCTGCTTCTTATGCCATTAGTGCAATTTTCACTGATTCCCTGTTTCAGATCTAGAAGTAGTAGTCTTAGGGATCTGTTGCATTCCAGCATAGTATCCAAGAACTCTGAGAGCAGTAGTGGATTTCACGGGAGCACTAACTTTCTCCCCTTTGGAAGGGCTGCTTTGAGAGCACTTAgtttagttttttttaatttctatttttagagTGGTTTCACTGGAATAGGAAGTCAATGCAGTTTTGTTACCATCATTTAATATTCCAGACCTTAGATGAAGTATTACAGTATCATATCTCCCCAGTCTGTACACTGGCCTCATGTACTGCAGTGCTACCAAATTTGCAATATAACCCACTGCTTGCAGAAAGCTCTTCTCCACGATCTTTCCTCtaaagaaggaaatgtttttagCATCACATGGTCTATCAGACAGACTGGACTGCCTGCAAAAGCTAGGGGATCCTGGAGAAACATTAGTTTTGATGAACCAATGTAGTCATCTCAAACTATACTAAATCtgagaaacatcaaaaaaaattagaaagaaaccAAGATGCAGAGGCTCTGACATACAGTTCAGATTCTGCTTAGCCCAGCCTAGTCTCCACTTCGCCTGCAGGcagtttcttaatttctttttccagatgATTGATCTGTGCACAGCGTTTGAAGGCTGTCTCGGaggtgctgtgcagcacagggctcCTGTGCCGTTTCGCTCCAGGCTGCCTTTTCCGAGCAGTGCCCGACCTCTGGTGGCCAAGCTCACTGTGTGGGAACGTGCCATCCACACGTCATTAAATCAAATTTCACCACCGGGACATGGAGCTTCCACAGTTTTAGGAGTAACAGCAGAAGCTACACCATCGAGCAAGAGTAAAACACTACCATACCTTTAATTTGTCCCTCAGAGATGAAACCTGGTATTTCAGTTTCTCCAGCTGGGCTTGCCCTACGTCATGTAATTTCAGCAAATTTAACACTTCCTGGAGAGCCTTATCAATTGACTTTGTACATCCATCTCCTTTTAGGTCATTTGCAGTATTCAAGCTTTTCTGGCTAATGTCTTCTTGCTCTGTCAGATGGCAACTTCTGGTCTGGTTGAAAGAATCTCTACTACCTTTGTGACGATTCAGAAAACTAGGTGGGTTATTTGGAAATCCATCCACACATGGAGTCTTCTTCAGGATATCTAGAGTTGTGTGATTTGGAAGAGGATGCTGTCGCTCTTCTGCACAAGTCTCTTGAATAATCACCAAAGGCAACGTCCTATGGTCTAGAGCTGGAGTTGTATTTCTGGATTCTGTCCCTCTCTGATCCTCAGAGCTGAACGAGTCTGCCTCACTTGTCTCTGCAGGATTATGAGGCTTGCTCCTCCCATGTACATCAAAATCGCAGGCAGCCAAGTAGCTCAATATGCTGGGAGGCTGAGCTTCATCACTCACATCCCCTTGGTTCTGCCTTTGCTGCAAAACAGACTGTAGCACATAAATTCATAAGTGAGCACATATGCAGTCGAAAAGCATGAGATACCACCTAAGATGGAGAACTGTGGTTTCCTCTTCTTGGTAACATACACACCTGAACTGGTCAAAACCACAGGGCTCTAGACTCAAAGTTAGGGGAACATATATATGCTGTTACTAGTATTTGAGATCTATGGCTCAACAGGATCATATAAAACAACCATTAAAACAAAGCCCTCTTGAATGAGTGAGAAAGAGAACAGGGTTTTCTATTCCCCTGGGCTACACTTGGCAAGAAGTGGGGTTGAGGAAGAGGAAGGCTTGTCTCACATAGCACGTCTAAGATGCCATTCTGCTCCACAGCACTGAGGCAGACTGGTTCCTAGTTTGATTCCCACCATAGACTATCAGAGCAGATGCCCACAACCTGACCATTCTGGAGGCCAAGAGGAATATTTGGCAGGgggtttttctgtcttctttcacaAAATCTAAAATGGAACTCAAAAGAATAAgggttaaaagaaaaatataatgaagccCCTAAATAAACCACAAAGGCCCTGGAATGCTATGTTTTTACATTTCTGAGTGTGCTCTTCAATAGCCTAATCTAAGCAAAAAATCAGGTTCTAGGTCTGTGCTTTGCATTTTGCTTTCCTCAGCATACTCACCAGATAGTATTTCTCCCTGAAGCTGGGAGTATTTGGTGGGGTCCAGTTGTATAAGGAGCTCTTCCTGCTACCCACAGAAAACTTGGCAGTGGTTCCAGGTGACAAGAACAGGCTCTCTGTGTCAAAGGGGCT includes:
- the RIPOR3 gene encoding RIPOR family member 3 isoform X1, giving the protein MSVKLTFVSPGDGSGISRSCSFTGFSSVQSRKLAKSLSRGSVRSRMSLKPPKVYNSLQKGAVIWDPKPLQVKKIFEALKKGLNEYLEAHQAELDYLSGRHKDTKRNSRLAFYYDLDKQIRSVERYIRKLEFHISKVEELYEAYCIQCRLRDGATNMKHAFSLSPSTKASRESLVELYKNFQECTEDMCFIEGALEVHLGEFHLKMKGLVGFARLCPGDQYEVFVRLGRQKWRLKGKIETDDSQTWDEEEKIFIPNLHEKFEIKVTELRGLATILVGVVTCDSINFFTTKPQAIIVDITELGTIKLQLEVLWNPFDTESLFLSPGTTAKFSVGSRKSSLYNWTPPNTPSFREKYYLSVLQQRQNQGDVSDEAQPPSILSYLAACDFDVHGRSKPHNPAETSEADSFSSEDQRGTESRNTTPALDHRTLPLVIIQETCAEERQHPLPNHTTLDILKKTPCVDGFPNNPPSFLNRHKGSRDSFNQTRSCHLTEQEDISQKSLNTANDLKGDGCTKSIDKALQEVLNLLKLHDVGQAQLEKLKYQVSSLRDKLKLKTLHHKHSSMESLMVETVLESFDFLNADCSADELSLFGSIRTASISTYNDNTLQSVNCDMRTEARDVTTGDDNLDTLLITHLKLCKGLLQKLRSPNVAQVVQENILEEVSEQTRVLGDVLDMSVEEIIQKTKKKKHYLKIWSDLAEPGSILFASAERFRQALKYTTMLKVKEKYPGQLEAVLQKLLEQIITCDGLLLSLYLQTELVTLFQFYSYLEKHHITSLEKHLGKLAKEVMLIEELQCPGRLKTLKKLKGKRLNKLQPLPQTLRLLGILQLDDNHRVSKAATSCLSRAATNKNFREKALFFYTDVLAGCDARLQQAACLALKNLRGVESIEQVAHLCQSETEEVRNAARETMLSFGEKGRQAFERMDRICCELRETVQQEAEIEITVF
- the RIPOR3 gene encoding RIPOR family member 3 isoform X2; protein product: MSVKLTFVSPGDGSGISRSCSFTGFSSVQSRKLAKSLSRGSVRSRMSLKPPKVYNSLQKGAVIWDPKPLQVKKIFEALKKGLNEYLEAHQAELDYLSGRHKDTKRNSRLAFYYDLDKQIRSVERYIRKLEFHISKVEELYEAYCIQCRLRDGATNMKHAFSLSPSTKASRESLVELYKNFQECTEVFVRLGRQKWRLKGKIETDDSQTWDEEEKIFIPNLHEKFEIKVTELRGLATILVGVVTCDSINFFTTKPQAIIVDITELGTIKLQLEVLWNPFDTESLFLSPGTTAKFSVGSRKSSLYNWTPPNTPSFREKYYLSVLQQRQNQGDVSDEAQPPSILSYLAACDFDVHGRSKPHNPAETSEADSFSSEDQRGTESRNTTPALDHRTLPLVIIQETCAEERQHPLPNHTTLDILKKTPCVDGFPNNPPSFLNRHKGSRDSFNQTRSCHLTEQEDISQKSLNTANDLKGDGCTKSIDKALQEVLNLLKLHDVGQAQLEKLKYQVSSLRDKLKLKTLHHKHSSMESLMVETVLESFDFLNADCSADELSLFGSIRTASISTYNDNTLQSVNCDMRTEARDVTTGDDNLDTLLITHLKLCKGLLQKLRSPNVAQVVQENILEEVSEQTRVLGDVLDMSVEEIIQKTKKKKHYLKIWSDLAEPGSILFASAERFRQALKYTTMLKVKEKYPGQLEAVLQKLLEQIITCDGLLLSLYLQTELVTLFQFYSYLEKHHITSLEKHLGKLAKEVMLIEELQCPGRLKTLKKLKGKRLNKLQPLPQTLRLLGILQLDDNHRVSKAATSCLSRAATNKNFREKALFFYTDVLAGCDARLQQAACLALKNLRGVESIEQVAHLCQSETEEVRNAARETMLSFGEKGRQAFERMDRICCELRETVQQEAEIEITVF